A stretch of Eschrichtius robustus isolate mEscRob2 chromosome 6, mEscRob2.pri, whole genome shotgun sequence DNA encodes these proteins:
- the TBL1XR1 gene encoding F-box-like/WD repeat-containing protein TBL1XR1 isoform X1 gives MSISSDEVNFLVYRYLQESGFSHSAFTFGIESHISQSNINGALVPPAALISIIQKGLQYVEAEVSINEDGTLFDGRPIESLSLIDAVMPDVVQTRQQAYRDKLAQQQAAAAAAAAAATNQQGSAKNGENTANGEENGAHTIANNHTDMMEVDGDVEIPPNKAVVLRGHESEVFICAWNPVSDLLASGSGDSTARIWNLSENSTSGSTQLVLRHCIREGGQDVPSNKDVTSLDWNSEGTLLATGSYDGFARIWTKDGNLASTLGQHKGPIFALKWNKKGNFILSAGVDKTTIIWDAHTGEAKQQFPFHSAPALDVDWQSNNTFASCSTDMCIHVCKLGQDRPIKTFQGHTNEVNAIKWDPTGNLLASCSDDMTLKIWSMKQDNCVHDLQAHNKEIYTIKWSPTGPGTNNPNANLMLASASFDSTVRLWDVDRGICIHTLTKHQEPVYSVAFSPDGRYLASGSFDKCVHIWNTQTGALVHSYRGTGGIFEVCWNAAGDKVGASASDGSVCVLDLRK, from the exons gATTTTCTCATTCAGCGTTCACCTTTGGTATAGAAAGCCATATCAGTCAGTCTAACATAAATGGTGCCCTCGTCCCGCCTGCTGCATTGATTTCTATCATCCAGAAAGGTCTACAGTATGTAGAGGCAGAAGTTAGTATTAATGAG GATGGTACCTTGTTTGATGGTCGACCAATAGAGTCTCTGTCACTGATAGATGCCGTAATGCCTGATGTAGTACAAACAAGACAACAAGCTTACAGAGATAAACTTGCACAGCAACAAGcagcagctgctgcagctgccGCAGCTGCAACAAACCAACAAGGCTCtgcaaaaaatggagaaaacacgGCAAATGGGGAGGAGAATGGAGCACATACTATAGCAA ATAATCATACTGATATGATGGAAGTGGATGGGGATGTTGAAATCCCTCCTAATAAAGCAGTTGTGTTACGGGGCCATGAATCTGAAGTTTTCATCTGTGCCTGGAACCCCGTTAGTGATCTCTTGGCATCCGG GTCCGGAGACTCAACAGCAAGAATATGGAATCTTAGTGAAAATAGCACTAGTGGCTCCACACAGTTAGTACTTAGACATTGTATACGAGAAGGAGGGCAAGATGTCCCAAGCAACAAGGATGTGACATCTCTAGATTGGAAT AGTGAAGGTACACTTCTAGCAACTGGTTCCTACGATGGGTTTGCCAGAATATGGACTAAAGATG GTAACCTTGCTAGCACCTTGGGGCAGCATAAAGGCCCTATATTTGCATTAAAATGGAATAAGAAAGGAAATTTCATCCTAAGTGCTGGAGTAGACAAG aCTACAATTATTTGGGATGCACATACTGGTGAAGCCAAACAACAATTTCCTTTTCATTCAG cGCCAGCATTGGATGTTGATTGGCAGAGCAACAACACCTTTGCTTCTTGTAGTACAGATATGTGCATTCATGTCTGTAAGTTAGGACAAGACAGACCTATTAAAACATTCCAGGGACACACG AATGAAGTAAATGCTATCAAATGGGACCCAACTGGCAACCTCCTGGCATCCTGTTCTGATGACATGACTTTAAAG aTATGGAGTATGAAACAAGACAACTGTGTCCATGATTTGCAAGCAcataataaagaaatttatacTATCAAGTGGAGTCCAACAGGGCCAGGGACAAATAATCCAAATGCCAACCTCATGTTAGCAAg TGCATCCTTTGATTCTACTGTTAGATTATGGGATGTAGACCGAGGAATTTGCATCCATACTCTGACAAAACACCAAGAGCCTGTGTACAGTGTAGCTTTCAGTCCTGATGGCAGGTATCTGGCGAGTGGTTCTTTTGACAAATGTGTGCACATCTGGAACACACAG ACAGGTGCTCTAGTTCACAGCTATAGGGGAACAGGTGGAATTTTTGAAGTTTGTTGGAATGCAGCAGGAGACAAGGTTGGAGCCAGTGCATCAGATGGTTCA GTTTGTGTATTAGACCTTCGGAAATAG
- the TBL1XR1 gene encoding F-box-like/WD repeat-containing protein TBL1XR1 isoform X2, with amino-acid sequence MPDVVQTRQQAYRDKLAQQQAAAAAAAAAATNQQGSAKNGENTANGEENGAHTIANNHTDMMEVDGDVEIPPNKAVVLRGHESEVFICAWNPVSDLLASGSGDSTARIWNLSENSTSGSTQLVLRHCIREGGQDVPSNKDVTSLDWNSEGTLLATGSYDGFARIWTKDGNLASTLGQHKGPIFALKWNKKGNFILSAGVDKTTIIWDAHTGEAKQQFPFHSAPALDVDWQSNNTFASCSTDMCIHVCKLGQDRPIKTFQGHTNEVNAIKWDPTGNLLASCSDDMTLKIWSMKQDNCVHDLQAHNKEIYTIKWSPTGPGTNNPNANLMLASASFDSTVRLWDVDRGICIHTLTKHQEPVYSVAFSPDGRYLASGSFDKCVHIWNTQTGALVHSYRGTGGIFEVCWNAAGDKVGASASDGSVCVLDLRK; translated from the exons ATGCCTGATGTAGTACAAACAAGACAACAAGCTTACAGAGATAAACTTGCACAGCAACAAGcagcagctgctgcagctgccGCAGCTGCAACAAACCAACAAGGCTCtgcaaaaaatggagaaaacacgGCAAATGGGGAGGAGAATGGAGCACATACTATAGCAA ATAATCATACTGATATGATGGAAGTGGATGGGGATGTTGAAATCCCTCCTAATAAAGCAGTTGTGTTACGGGGCCATGAATCTGAAGTTTTCATCTGTGCCTGGAACCCCGTTAGTGATCTCTTGGCATCCGG GTCCGGAGACTCAACAGCAAGAATATGGAATCTTAGTGAAAATAGCACTAGTGGCTCCACACAGTTAGTACTTAGACATTGTATACGAGAAGGAGGGCAAGATGTCCCAAGCAACAAGGATGTGACATCTCTAGATTGGAAT AGTGAAGGTACACTTCTAGCAACTGGTTCCTACGATGGGTTTGCCAGAATATGGACTAAAGATG GTAACCTTGCTAGCACCTTGGGGCAGCATAAAGGCCCTATATTTGCATTAAAATGGAATAAGAAAGGAAATTTCATCCTAAGTGCTGGAGTAGACAAG aCTACAATTATTTGGGATGCACATACTGGTGAAGCCAAACAACAATTTCCTTTTCATTCAG cGCCAGCATTGGATGTTGATTGGCAGAGCAACAACACCTTTGCTTCTTGTAGTACAGATATGTGCATTCATGTCTGTAAGTTAGGACAAGACAGACCTATTAAAACATTCCAGGGACACACG AATGAAGTAAATGCTATCAAATGGGACCCAACTGGCAACCTCCTGGCATCCTGTTCTGATGACATGACTTTAAAG aTATGGAGTATGAAACAAGACAACTGTGTCCATGATTTGCAAGCAcataataaagaaatttatacTATCAAGTGGAGTCCAACAGGGCCAGGGACAAATAATCCAAATGCCAACCTCATGTTAGCAAg TGCATCCTTTGATTCTACTGTTAGATTATGGGATGTAGACCGAGGAATTTGCATCCATACTCTGACAAAACACCAAGAGCCTGTGTACAGTGTAGCTTTCAGTCCTGATGGCAGGTATCTGGCGAGTGGTTCTTTTGACAAATGTGTGCACATCTGGAACACACAG ACAGGTGCTCTAGTTCACAGCTATAGGGGAACAGGTGGAATTTTTGAAGTTTGTTGGAATGCAGCAGGAGACAAGGTTGGAGCCAGTGCATCAGATGGTTCA GTTTGTGTATTAGACCTTCGGAAATAG